The genomic DNA CCACAAATACTACCGCGAGCCGGGCATGCGCCACAGCGTGGACGGCGCCGGACTCGGACTGGCCATCGCCCGGCGCATCGTCGAGGCCCACGGCGGACGCATGGCCCTTGACAGCGAGCCGGGCCTCGGCTCCACCTTCAGCTTCACCCTGCCCCTCAAGGGGGCGGCACCCCGCAAGGACACCCCATGACCAAGGCGCACATCCCGACCATCCTGGTGGTGGACGACGACGAGAACATCCTCCAGGTGCTTGAGGCCCGGCTCCTCTCGACCGGGCTCAATCCGCTCATGGCCGACCGGGCCGAGACCGCGCTGGAGATGCTGGCCTGCGAGCCGGTGGACCTCGTGGTCTCGGATGTCAAAATGCCCGGCATGGGCGGCCACGGGCTGCTGCGCGAGATTCTCGAACACTGGCCGCACATCCCGGTCATCATGCTCACGGCCCACGGCACCATCCCGGACGCTGTGGGGTCCATCCAGGCCGGGGCCGCCGACTACCTGACCAAGCCCTTTGACGGCAAGGAGCTGGTCCGCCGCATCCGGGCCATCCTCGAGGCCGGACCGCCGGACCGGGGCGCGCCACCGTGCGCCAGGGACGCGTCCGCAGCCACGGCCAGCCTCTGGGGCGGCGAGGCCCCGGCCATGGCCCGCTTCCTCTCCCTGCTCGACCGCGTGGCCCGGTCCACGGCGGGCGTGCTGCTCTTTGGCGAGTCCGGCACGGGCAAGGAGCTGGCCGCGCGCATCCTCCACGAGGCAAGCCCCAGGGCGGGCGGCCCCTTCGTGGTCGTGGACTGCGGCTCGACCCAGCCCACCCTGCTCGAAAGCGAACTCTTCGGCCACGTCAAGGGGGCGTTCACCCACGCCCTGAAGGACAAGAAGGGGCTTATCGAGGAGGCGGACGGCGGCACCTTGTTCCTGGACGAGATAGGCAACATCTCGCCGGAGATGCAGACCCGGCTGTTGCGCTTTTTGCAGGAGGGGACCATCCGCCGCGTGGGCGACACCCGCGAGCGCAGCGTGGCCTGCCGCGTGGTGGCGGCCACCAACGCCAACCTGCCGGAAAAGGTCCGGGCCGGACAATTTCGCGAAGACCTCTACTACCGGCTCAAGGTGGTCACCCTGACCATCCCGCCCCTGCGCGAACGGGCCGAGGACATCCCGGTCCTGGCCCGCGGCTTCGTGCGCACCATGTGCAACGAGCAGGGCCGTCCCGAGGCGCGCCTCTCGGCCAAGGGGCTGGAGCGGCTCAAGGCCCACCCCTGGCCGGGCAACGTGCGCGAACTCAAGCACGCCCTGGAGGCCGCCCTGGTCTTCTGCCAGTGCAACACCCTCGAGGCGGATGACATCCAGCTCGACCCGATCCCGGAGGGATCTCCGGCCTCCAATGCCCCTCTGTCGCTGGACGAAAGCGAGAAACAGGCCATTATCCGCGCTCTGGCCCTGCACGGCGGGGTCAGAAAGGACGCCGCCGACGCCCTGGGCATCAGCCGCCGCGCCATCCACTACAAGATCAGGAAATACGGCATCGGCTCGGATCACGACTGATATCCGTAATTATTTGCCGCTTAGTGGAACCCGCGCACTTGCAAGGGCCAAGGTCCATGGTATAAGGATGGTGCCCGGCTTGTGCCGCACCCGCGCCAATCGCACTGGAGACAGCGTTCATGGTCGAAAACAACATCCTGCTCGAATCCGGCACAAACGAGGTCGAGATCGTCGAATTCTACCTCGACGAGGCCCGTGCCTCCGGGCAGTACCGGGGCTACTACGGCATCAATGTGGCCAAGGTGCTGGAGATTCTCCAGATGCCGGAGCTGACCGACATGCCCGAAGTCTCCCACCCCGCAGTGCTGGGCGCGTTCAACCTGCGCCACGAGATCATCCCCCTGGTCGATCTGGCGGGCTGGCTCGGCAAGATCCGTGCGAAAAACGAACCGCCCAAGATCATCGTGACCGAGTTCAACAGGACCAAGAGCGCCTTCCTGGTCTCGGGCGTCACCCGCATCCACCGCATCAGCTGGAACCAGGTGGAGGCCCCCACGGGCTACGTCTCGTCCCTGTCTGTCAATTCCATCACCGGCGTGGTCAAGTTCTCGGGCCGCATCGTCTTCATCCTCGACATGGAGAAGATATGCATGGCCCTCAACCCGGACGCGCCGCCCGTGCAGGAGGCCAGTGAGCAGGTCAGGCAGGATATCCTGAGCCGACACGTCAAGGCCCTGGTGGCCGACGATTCCGTCATGGCGCGCAAGATGATCTCCGGCATCCTCGAAAAGGCCGGGTTCACCGTCCATCCCGTGGAAAACGGAGAGCTGGCCTGGCGCTACCTCTCCAACGCACGCCGCATGGCCGCCGAGCACCACCGCCCCCTGACCGATTTTGTGGACATCGTGGTCACCGACATCGAGATGCCTGTCATGGACGGCCACACCCTGACCCGCTCCATCAAGGAAGAGCCTGAACTGCGGAACCTCCCCGTTGTCCTGTGCTCGTCTATCATCACCGAGACCCTCCACCACAAGGGCGTGGCCGTGGGCGCCGACGACCAGGTGTCCAAGGCGGAACTCGGCGACCTCGTCCCGAAAATCCACAGCCTGCTCAAACGCGCGGCAACTGCCAAGACATAGCCCCCCCCAAAGCCGGAACCCCTCCATGAAAATCAAATCAGCGGATTCTTTTTTTTCCTATCTTGGCAAACATTTTCCGGTCATGTGCGCGTCCGGGGCCTTTCCCCACCTGCCGCCGGTCATGGCCTCGGCCAAGTGGCTCGACCGGCTCGACGACCTCTCGCGCCGGGGCATCGCCAAGCATGTGGCCCGGCTGGTGTCCTTCAGGAAGGAGTTCGAGACCGGGGCGGCCAAGGCGAGCGGCCCGGAACGCTGGATCATGCAGGCGCTGGCCCGGTGCGCGGCCTGCGCCATCGCCGAGCTCGATGGCGCGAAAGCCTGGGGGAAAAGCCCAGAGCTGTACCTCCAGGTGGCCTTCACCGGACTGGAGCAGGCCGTGGACATGCCCGCCAAAAACCAGGCCGCACGCGAAAAACGCTTCATCAAACGGCTCAAAGCCATCCCGGCCCTGCTGGCCCACGGGCCGGACAACATCGAGACCGTGAGCACCGCCTCCCGTTCCCGCACCCAGACCATGATCCGCGACTGCGCCCGGTTCCTGACCGGCCTTGGCGAGACGGACCTGGGCCGGGCGGGCAAGGGTCCGCGCCTGCTCGGCGACAGCCTGAACGCCCTCCGGGACTACGACCGGTTCGTGGCGGCCCGGCCCGAAACCCGCGAGACCGAAGGCGCGCCCTTTGCCCTCATGGCCGCCGGGCTGCTCGGCACTGACCGGTCCGCCGCCGAGATGTTCGCCATCGCCGAGGCCGAATTCGTCCTGCGCGCCCATGGGCTGCGCAAGCTCGAACCTGAGCTTGGGACAAAGTGGCGCGATGCCCTGGCCGGATACAGGGGCCCGGCAGAGGAGACCCTCGAGCCCATGGACGCCGTGGTCCGCGAGATTCACCGGCTACGCGCCTTTGTCTACGAGACCGCCCTGCCCGGCGTCTTCAACGACTCCGGACTGCGCATCGACCCGCAGCCCCTGCATATGGCCTCCACCCTGCGGCCCATCCACTACGATCCGGCCCTGGGAGCCTGGCCCGACGAACCCTCGCGCTGCTATGTCAGCCCGCAGATGTTCAGCGGACGCGGCTTCCGCGACGACCCGGCCCGGCTGGCACGGATGCGCCGCGAATACGTGTTCATGACCGCCCGGCAGACCTATCCGGGCCGCCACCTGCTCAACTCCGAGCGGCGCGCGTTGGGCGACTCGCCCCTCTCCCAGATCATCAGCCCCCTGTTCATTGCAGGCTGGCTCGCCTTTGCCGAAAACCTGCTCGACGAACTCGGCTACCTCGAAAACCCCCTGGACCGCCTTGTCCATCACCATCGCGGCCTGCGTCGGGCCGGGCTGGCCATGATCGACGCCGGACTGGCCGCAGGCTCCCTGACCCAGGACCGCTGCCTGTCCATCCTGGCCGACTCCGGCTTCTCGCACGAGGAATCCCTGGAGCAGGTGCGCGCCATCCGGCTCGCCCCCACCAGCCGGATCACACCCGTGCTCGGCCTGCACGAGTTCGACACCCTGCGCCGGGAATCGGGCCTGGAGCTTGGCCCGTTCTGCGCGGCGGTGTTCGCCCAGGGCCAGATCCCCTTCCCGGCCCTGGCCGAGAGCCTCAAGACATAACCCGCACGGGACGCGCAAAAAAACCGCCCAGAACCCTGACAGGAGGGGACTGGGGGGAACACGCGCCGCGCCGCACAAGTGGCGGCATCAGAGCGCGGAAAAACTGCCTATTTCCGAAAGATGGGTGACCCGGGCCAGCTTGACGCGGCCCGACAGGGTCTCGATCCTGGCTACGTTGGCGCGGAAGAAGGCCACCAGTTGGCGGTCGAGCTTGCCCTGCCCGGCCTCGCCGTCGAGAATCCGGATGGCCTCGCTGCGGGTGAAGGCGGGCTTGTAATGCCGTTCCTGGGTCACGGCGTCGTAGATGTCCACAATGGCCATGATCCGGCTCTGGATCAGGATATCGTCGCCCATGAGCCGATCGGGATAGCCGCTGCCGTCCATGCGCTCGTGGTGCTGGCGGATGATGGTCAGCATGTTGGCATACCCCTCCTGCAACGGAATATGCTGGAGGATGCGCTCACTCTCTGCCGGGTGCCGCTGGATCTCCCTGCGCTCGTCCTGGGTCAGGTTGCCGTATTCGAGCAGCAGCGCGTCCAGCTCGTCCTCATACAAGAGGGGCAGCCTCTCCCCGCCCACGGCCCAGTAGACCGAGCCGAGCCGCCGGACGTAATCCAGGTCCTCGGAGTCCGGGTTCATGGCCGTGTTGAGGGCTCGCACCCGCTCAAATGCCTCGACCCAGTCGAAGTCCGACGACAGGCCGTGAAACTGGAACCTGGCCCGCACCACCTGCATGCGCCGCTCTGGCAGCCGCGAATCCTTGGTCAGCACGTCTTCCTTGATACCGATCTTGCCGACATCGTGCAGGATACCCGCGTAGTATATTTCGCGCAGCTCCTGATCCGTGAAATGCGCCCTGGTAAATCCTGCGTCCTCGTTGAGGAGATGGGCAAAGGCCACGCCCAGATGGGCCACCCGCTCGGAATGACCCGCGGTGAAGGGATCGCGGGAATCAATGGCCTCGGCCAGCGCCTTGAGGATGGCGTTCATCAGGGTCTGCACGCCCTCGAAATTGAAGGCGTTGCTCACCGAGATGCCGGTCACCGAGGCCAGGGTGGCCAGGCTCTTGCGGTGCGCGGCCTCGAACACGCCTGTGGCTGCCGAAGCCAGGACGAGCATGCCCTCGCACCGGTTGGGCGACAGGATGGGAATGACGATCATGGCCTTGATCCCGGCCAGTTCGCCGTGCCAGCGGCTGTCTGCCGCCAGATCGTTGATGATCTCGCCGTGGCCGGACCGGGTCATCCGGGCGAACAGCTCGCTGTCGGCCAGGGGCTGGAGATCGCAGCCGGACGGGAAACCGAACTGGGCCGCCAGCCGCAGCCGGGCGCAGCCGGGCTCGGCAAGAAAGACCATGCCAAACTCGCCGGGATAATTCTCGCGGCGGCACTCGTTGATCAGGGCGTCCACCACGTCGCGCATGCGCAGGGAGGTGTTGATGACCGGCACCGAACGATGGAGCAGGGCCAGCTCGCGATACTTGGCCAGGGCCTCGTCCGCGATGGAGCGCCGGGCGCGCTCCATGTCGATGAACTCCTGGATGGCGTAGGCGGCAAAGGCGAGCAGCCGGTCGCCAGCTTCACGCCGCTCGGACGCATCGGCCCCGAAGAGGCGCATCCGGAGCTGGCCGCCGTGGAGCAGGTCGAACTGAAGCGGGGTGGAGAGGATGTCCGGCCTGTTCTCGGCGAAATAGGCCTGGGGGTCGAGATCCGTCAGGGCGTCGCACCCTTCGGTCAGG from Pseudodesulfovibrio aespoeensis Aspo-2 includes the following:
- a CDS encoding HD-GYP domain-containing protein: MTPLKKFIRPVALRNLLRKAFDLTGGACPLAIVYEGEVVLTEGCDALTDLDPQAYFAENRPDILSTPLQFDLLHGGQLRMRLFGADASERREAGDRLLAFAAYAIQEFIDMERARRSIADEALAKYRELALLHRSVPVINTSLRMRDVVDALINECRRENYPGEFGMVFLAEPGCARLRLAAQFGFPSGCDLQPLADSELFARMTRSGHGEIINDLAADSRWHGELAGIKAMIVIPILSPNRCEGMLVLASAATGVFEAAHRKSLATLASVTGISVSNAFNFEGVQTLMNAILKALAEAIDSRDPFTAGHSERVAHLGVAFAHLLNEDAGFTRAHFTDQELREIYYAGILHDVGKIGIKEDVLTKDSRLPERRMQVVRARFQFHGLSSDFDWVEAFERVRALNTAMNPDSEDLDYVRRLGSVYWAVGGERLPLLYEDELDALLLEYGNLTQDERREIQRHPAESERILQHIPLQEGYANMLTIIRQHHERMDGSGYPDRLMGDDILIQSRIMAIVDIYDAVTQERHYKPAFTRSEAIRILDGEAGQGKLDRQLVAFFRANVARIETLSGRVKLARVTHLSEIGSFSAL
- a CDS encoding DUF885 family protein codes for the protein MKIKSADSFFSYLGKHFPVMCASGAFPHLPPVMASAKWLDRLDDLSRRGIAKHVARLVSFRKEFETGAAKASGPERWIMQALARCAACAIAELDGAKAWGKSPELYLQVAFTGLEQAVDMPAKNQAAREKRFIKRLKAIPALLAHGPDNIETVSTASRSRTQTMIRDCARFLTGLGETDLGRAGKGPRLLGDSLNALRDYDRFVAARPETRETEGAPFALMAAGLLGTDRSAAEMFAIAEAEFVLRAHGLRKLEPELGTKWRDALAGYRGPAEETLEPMDAVVREIHRLRAFVYETALPGVFNDSGLRIDPQPLHMASTLRPIHYDPALGAWPDEPSRCYVSPQMFSGRGFRDDPARLARMRREYVFMTARQTYPGRHLLNSERRALGDSPLSQIISPLFIAGWLAFAENLLDELGYLENPLDRLVHHHRGLRRAGLAMIDAGLAAGSLTQDRCLSILADSGFSHEESLEQVRAIRLAPTSRITPVLGLHEFDTLRRESGLELGPFCAAVFAQGQIPFPALAESLKT
- a CDS encoding chemotaxis protein codes for the protein MVENNILLESGTNEVEIVEFYLDEARASGQYRGYYGINVAKVLEILQMPELTDMPEVSHPAVLGAFNLRHEIIPLVDLAGWLGKIRAKNEPPKIIVTEFNRTKSAFLVSGVTRIHRISWNQVEAPTGYVSSLSVNSITGVVKFSGRIVFILDMEKICMALNPDAPPVQEASEQVRQDILSRHVKALVADDSVMARKMISGILEKAGFTVHPVENGELAWRYLSNARRMAAEHHRPLTDFVDIVVTDIEMPVMDGHTLTRSIKEEPELRNLPVVLCSSIITETLHHKGVAVGADDQVSKAELGDLVPKIHSLLKRAATAKT
- a CDS encoding sigma-54-dependent transcriptional regulator; this translates as MTKAHIPTILVVDDDENILQVLEARLLSTGLNPLMADRAETALEMLACEPVDLVVSDVKMPGMGGHGLLREILEHWPHIPVIMLTAHGTIPDAVGSIQAGAADYLTKPFDGKELVRRIRAILEAGPPDRGAPPCARDASAATASLWGGEAPAMARFLSLLDRVARSTAGVLLFGESGTGKELAARILHEASPRAGGPFVVVDCGSTQPTLLESELFGHVKGAFTHALKDKKGLIEEADGGTLFLDEIGNISPEMQTRLLRFLQEGTIRRVGDTRERSVACRVVAATNANLPEKVRAGQFREDLYYRLKVVTLTIPPLRERAEDIPVLARGFVRTMCNEQGRPEARLSAKGLERLKAHPWPGNVRELKHALEAALVFCQCNTLEADDIQLDPIPEGSPASNAPLSLDESEKQAIIRALALHGGVRKDAADALGISRRAIHYKIRKYGIGSDHD